One Mustela nigripes isolate SB6536 chromosome 5, MUSNIG.SB6536, whole genome shotgun sequence DNA segment encodes these proteins:
- the DEFB113 gene encoding beta-defensin 113 → MKILCIFLTFLFTVSCGPSVSQKKTKEDTEKKIECYLVRGACKTSCNTWEYIYNYCSTEPCCVVREYQKPVLEPVNTTGDTL, encoded by the exons ATGAAGATACTTTGTATTTTCCTGACTTTCCTCTTCACTGTGTCTTGTGGTCCATCAG tttcacagaaaaaaacaaaagaagatacagagaaaaaaatagaatgttacCTTGTTCGTGGTGCTTGCAAGACTTCATGCAACACTTGGGAGTATATATACAATTACTGCAGTACAGAGCCCTGCTGTGTTGTGCGGGAATACCAAAAGCCAGTTCTTGAACCTGTCAATACCACAGGGGATACACTGTAA
- the DEFB114 gene encoding beta-defensin 114, giving the protein MSYSSFTIATCALVDPDRCTKKFGYCRRRCFKDEKQIDICLSPNKICCTESSFDED; this is encoded by the exons ATGAG TTACTCTTCTTTTACTATAGCCACATGTGCCTTGGTGGATCCTGATCGGTGCACAAAAAAGTTCGGTTACTGTAGAAGACGCtgctttaaagatgaaaaacaaattgaTATATGTCTCTCACCAAATAAAATTTGCTGCACTGAGAGCTCATTTGATGAAGATtaa